The Bactrocera dorsalis isolate Fly_Bdor chromosome 2, ASM2337382v1, whole genome shotgun sequence region agacaacagtagcagcaaatgtatttcttaacatttagcttttaagtatctCTCTTAATTAATTAGAccagaattgttgttagtacatattttacttttatatacttggtacaatataaaataataaaaaaaatttggcgtTCCATTTGtccaaacatatatatattgtatattgaaaaaattttagacaaagtgatataataaaatattattctttaGTGGCTGAATATGAAACAAATCTTTGAATTGCAAACATCGAATGCAATAAAGGTTTTCTTTTCTGTTGGCATTTGTAATATCATCTTTCCGCTACAGCATTATAACCTAACACCATCGACTGAAGAAGTGACTAGAAACATCCGACCACGGTTTATTTTGACCAATTCACAGCGCAAAAGAGAGTCTCAttgattttgaaacttttactTAATAATTGCTTATACTTGAGTCAATACTTTGACTTCATTAGGCTATGGAAATAAATTTtggatattatttaaatattttgtcgaTACATCATGACACTGGACCAACGCACGCCGCGAAGCTGGAATATTTCCTGAACTTTGGAAGACACAACTAATCAGTGAGAAAGAAAGAGATCTCAACTTGCTATCAACATCCATTCAGTATGCATGTATGACACAGCAGGAATACTATATAAAAGACTACTTAAACAAAGTCTCGAAGGAACTATCCACAAAGCTGGATGACTTTCCCCTACCCAAGACAGTTTACGATCCAGCAGATCAAATTTAGGTGCTATAAGGATCGCCATTGAAAATGTAGAAGTCTCAAAGCGTAGAAGCAATAAATACAAACGAATAGCTTTGTACAAAACACCTTCAACAGCGCAAGATTGTTGAATTTAACACTCTAGAAAAAGATTTGCCAATTACCTTAGAGCTTGCACCACAGCAGCCTTGTTAGTAATAGAAAAATTGTAGAAAGAGATCTCGACAAGTATCAGATTAGCTCAAGGATCTATTAGCTATGGCGCTATAATAAAGCAAGAAATGTCATACGACTCTTATGTAGTTTGATACACGGAGGAGATCGCAGCAGTAATCACCGACCGAGACACAGAAGTAGTgcgaataaaacaaaattaggtGTATGCCTTGGCTTGAATCATACACCCTCCAGCTGGAGAGGAAAAAATCAAAGCTACTATTACTAAGAAATAAACATATACCTCTCAAAGAAAGTAAGCAAACAACTACAGATTAATATCCTGAGTGCACGACGCAGGAAAGGCAAAAAAATCACCTGCTAACTTAGCTGACTAATAACCAACATAAGAGGGCCAGACAAGAAAATAGAAAGATTCTAATATGAGTatcgacaactatcagatttcTATTATACAAATCAGAGATTTGATCAGGGGGCCTATTCTGTAAGTCGATTCGAAAAAAGaatttactcgaattcggattttTTTATAGTCTGTAACTCGATTTTTCGGATTTCAAGCCAGATTTCGAATAAAATGTTCtttagcttttgagttgtagaaagcaaaaacgaaaattgtacgtatttattctggcacagcgtggtacaactttcgcataattaGAATTTCGAGTAGAATACATTTACGAATCGAGAAACAGAATAGGGCCCAGATGTGCTGAAAACGGAAAATCGCAGTCTTCAAAGTTGTATCAGATTACCAAACAGTATCATGTGATGCATTACTACATAGTTATAAGCGGTATTGCCCTAATTGACTTTAGAGCATACGAAAAAAAGGCTGTGAGAGTTAAAGGaagtattttaaaatagaaaaaaagagcaattaaaaaacattaaaatatgcGATATTAGAATGTAAACGAAGATGAGAGAATGAGTGTCGCGGCAGTTAGATGACCAAACTTCTAAGATATTTTAGATATACcagatattttctttttacaaaagATGAATCATTTATGAAGATAtcccaataaaaattaacacaacTAGTGCCGCTTATAGATATTAAATCAAGCCTTAATGGTCGAAGTAAGATCATGATTTAGAATAAAAGCCCAGCGATGAAAAATAATACATGGTCTCTCTCTACCTGGGGACAAAAATGATCTCTTGGTCCccatatactttatataattCTTTTCGTAATACTGGTTGTAGATATCCTAACAGAATTGAGTGGTTACACCTCCTAATTTGCTAAGTCAGCTTAGCTGAATTACCTCACTGAATACAGTACAAAACGGGCCTGACCAACTCTGATGCACCACGAATTCCACTTAACACCAGAAAACTTAACGCTGGTttgttttctttgaagaatTAAGAAGCTTAATGCTACACATAGTCATTTTTCTTTCGAACTCCATGAATCTCAGATTTCATTCAATTATAATATAGGGCTGGTCATTCTCCGTGTTACTTGAGTCAATACGATACGACATATTAAAGACTAATAAAAGTCAACTTTAAACTAAATTCCAGTATCACAATTACCCGTTTCATATgtgttaaaaactttaattttcacTGAACTATTGCGGgtgtaaaaaattctttatttgaacTTTCAGATACTCGCCAATGATGCATCCGGTGTATATGAAATTTCCCGTCGCTGGCGTTCAAGTGCAAGATGGCAAGTACTTCTGCAACGAATCGACGTGTCGGGTGGATTTAAGTTTAGTCGGCGCCAAATCAACGGGCACATACGAATGCGAGGTATCTGGCGATGCGCCACACTTCAAGTTGGCGGCAAAAGGAGACAACATGACCGTAGCAGGTAAGAATCCATACGCATATCCTGCTCCCAACGCCACTCAAACCAAGCACAGACACATAAGTTGAGAGAAATTGTATCGACAACTAACGATTGGAAATAAGTAGCAAAATCAGCACGAAAAATCACGCAACAGCGTGTTGTTAGcgatactgttttttttttttatctaagtTGCACTAGTGCGATATCCACTTGTGCACGAACTGCTATTCAACGTAATGCcactttcaatttttgtaaCATTCTCGCCTTTTTCGCACTCGCAGCGCTGCCTCAGAGTGACCCGCTGATCGACAGCTTCAATTCAATGTACCGCATGGAGGAACTGTTGAGCGCCACCTGCACCTCGGACTATTCAAGTTTGCCCACGCGACTGACATGGTTCATCAACGCCGAACAGGTGAGTAGGGTTGCCCTCAAATGCGCACACTTAAAGACATAccttgtaaaaaattaatatctaaCGGAACTATATCGgtgatttgatttttatattttctattatttcgcGCCAAAAAATACCATATTTTCCTATTACTATTTCCACCTCATATTAACGAATTGTATCATGGTGGTGTCACAAAttgatatttctattttatttcttattgttcTCCCTCCTTGTCACACCGTACAGGCTTCGCTGGGCGAACTGCAACCCAGCATTGACACCAGCATTCCGGCGCACGATTATGTCCTGCGACGCCAAAAGCTTCAGGTGCGCTTTTATTTGAGCGGACCACGCTTCTATCATGCTGGAAAAAATCTGGAATTGAAGTGCGTGgcggaaattgaaaatttcccGGAACTGAAGCGTGAAACTTCATTGACTGCGGCAATCACACACTATGACAATTTGAACAATCAGATGCTGATACATGCCGGCAGTGGAGCGAGTGGTGCTGCGCCCGGTAAGTATCTTAAATGCGTGTATACTAAGAGTGGCTTTTGTTAAAGTGGCAAAACGGAAGGGAAATATAATGTGACAGCGACAACATATTCGTACAGATGTTTCAGGATGTTAAATGCTTATGTGTGTTTACTTTGTTGTATAAGTTCAATACTATGATGTTAACCATTTTTGGCATTACCATATCATTACCAGCTGAGTATTTTGAAGTCATCTCAACATACTGACCAACAAATATATGGAAAGTTAATGACAAAATATAAAGTCTTGTCTATTTGGTAAATGGAGTAGGGGAATTATTGCCctgattttacccatttttgacataaggCCTCACTAATAACAGGGGTCCATATATTCGGAATTTGCGGATTTAAAAAGTTATTGGCCAATCTCAACAATTTAAGAAGTTAGATGATATATTTTAAGACACAATGAGTATTTGGTTCAAGTATTATTTCCATAACGTCATAAGCTCGCTATTTATAAAtgagaaaatgaaagaaatagtGCGGTTTCGAAGATATTATGTTTGTGATGTAGGCGTGGTTTTTATCCGATTTCGCTAAATAACACTTACATGATATACGAATTTCCGGATAATATGGATAATATTACGTACCAATTTTGGTAGAAATCGGTtagtatttcttaaaatacataaCTTCAACTAAAGTTTGACAGTGCGATGAACATTGCCCGAAGATCAAGTAACTTCTATTGAAACTTGTAAATCCCATTATTTACACTATCTGTAAAATTTGATGACTCCAACCTATTGATTTGCCaagttattgtattttaaatagtttttctcCGATTTCTCCCATTAGTCacaaagtttgacatttttgaggGTATGCATACTCAGGAGGTTTTTATATACGAgcattatttgcattatttacagtaacttgaaatattcaaaaaaatggaattgaatCTTGAACATTTTCGAGCGATTATTTTTTAGAACTTACAACGTGGGCTATCTCAGCAACAGTGCACCgcctattttttaataaaaaatggataattCACAACCATACCACCGAAATAAGGCATAACAACATATTCTGAGTAGTACACAAtcatttgtttgccagttgcACATCAAGAAAGCAGAAAAACCAACCACCGAGGACGGATTACTCCGAACGGATATTTTCCGTTCGTAAAAAACTACAGGTTAACGTTTTTCGACACTTGAAGGGCCGATTGATGCGTTCAAGAGGCACCTTTTAGACATATCTCAATCAGAGTGGAAAAAGAGCTCCAAGTaggcaggcatatctcttctttttagGCATGTTTGATCACAGGAATGTACTAATATATTGTTTGATTCTGCTGTTCTCTACTTTTTTCCTtgccataggaataccaagatctttatggatattttcattacgcatctACTAAGGCGAAGGCGTGATTGCAAGTTAAGTTACTTCGcatggggtactaaaatattgttcatttttaatgCCGGGCACATTTTTGGTCTTACCCAGAATGTAACATGCTCTCCTTTTTATCCATTCATATTTACACGctagttggctagccattcttcgctCACTAAAGCTGTATCATTcgcaaaagttgaagtcaaTACActattagctgttggaagatctgctgtatatatgatgtatagagtTGGACCTAAAATACTACCctgtggtacaccagcccttatctgtcgttcatcagaGATGATATCTCCTACTTTAACCATAAATTGTCccttttttataccctaaactaTATTAAGTTTGGCGCGAAGGTTGTAACCCcgagaaggaaacgtcggagaccctataaagtatatatataaatgatcagttgAGCTGAGTCGAGTTAACCATGTCCGCCTGTctgcctgtctgtctgtctgcctaTCTACCTGTCCGTCTCTCTGTCCgactgtatatatacgaactagtctctcagtttttaagatatcattttGATACTGTTGCACCATAATgtcgtatagctgccatacaaactgaacgatcggaatcgagttcttgtatggaaaactttcacatttgacaatatattttcacaaaagttggcacaggttattttctaagataataatgtaatatacgaggaaattgttcagatcggcttactacaAACCGAACGAGCAGAATCGAatgtttatatggaaaactttcgcatttgacgtgatatcttcacgaaatttgacatggattactgcttatgGTAATAATATGATCTccgaaattgttcagatcggattactataggatatagcttcCATACCAACTGAACACATGgttactaaaataaatgttttatacagtTCTAAAGGTAgactttttttaatcttatatgaAAGGCCTTCATGTCACACCTTAACAAATGcttgagccacgtctagaaacaATGCTGAACAGTACCTGTGttaaaatgcttttcttatttcgttagtaattccatttacttgctctatcgtgctatgtttttcacgaaacccgaattggtgcgttggtgttatattattttcgtggaagaaagaagacatctttgatagtactactttttcaaatattaggttgacaaatatctcccttccgcctttctGTTGTTTTaaagaaacgttccgtgagattaatgttgttttgggggatggtggGTGCTCTCTATCAcctcgaactgcggaggaatggtttccaCGAATCAGAGCGTTGAAAACGACACCACAGATAAGCCACCCGGCGGAaaacctgtgacgacgaataccgattaaatcatggaaaacatcgtttgaccggcatgtggcatctcgtgacatcgcccagaagatggaagttagtcaccaaactattttaaaccatctgcagaagcctGGATACACAAGAAAGCTTGATGTtggggtgccgcatgatttgacgcaaaacaACTTTCTgaaccgaatcaacgcctgcgatatgctgctcaAACGGAACAAACttgacccatttttgaagcggatggtgactggcgacgaagcAAAAACattcgtggtcgaaggccggggAATCGTCCAAGCAGTGGCCAAGCTGGGATTGACGACCAGGaaagttttgctgtgtgtttggtgggattggaagggaatcgtccactatgagctgctcccatatggccagacgcctAATTCTACCGCTTGAAGCAAGAAGGGTGtaggacaacgccaggccacGCACTTTGTTgttgactcgtcagaagctacgggagctctgaTGGGAgattttatcgcatccaccatatagcccggatatAGCGCCAAGGCATTATCActtgttcctgtccatggcacAAGGGcgtggtgtaaagttgaactcaaaagaggcttgtgaaaagtggctgtcccagTTCTTCACAAATAAGAAGGGGggagttgccgtctagatggaaacagattaacgaacgaacgatccgatcactgtaacactttttataaaacattgaataaagagcaaaaacgcggaagggagatatttgacaacataATATGTTAGAAAGTTAgtgtagaagactgattggtctatATGAAGACAGCTGTCTAAAATCACCTCTACaacaatatttggtaactcagttagcatttttgttgtaattttgtcCTATTCCACCCAAGTCTCGCATAGACATGTTGCAGTTGAGTAGTTGTTTCGAGGAcatttgggctttccaaagaagattttgcttgcttgaatttggacacagattctttatatacttgtacatttcAGTGTTGAATTCGTTCTCATGTTTAAGCGCTAAGCAGGTTTTATTtaaagctgagtggaaggggggCGATTTTTATGTCATTCTATGCAGAATGTTTTGAAGAACAATAAAACGAGTTTCAAtgatacaatttatttttgttctcgTATCTCGAAATATACGGTTGGCTTGTATTCGTAtttctatgtatatttttccaagcattaccatatatatatatatatattttttaaagtttggaTATACTCCTCAAGTTTCGTACAAATATTTGGATACTTTAAAGATCTCACAGaagaaatttctatatttttaaattggtattaattttaaaaattggacTAGTTCGTTAAGTCATAAGATGTGTATTTTTACCATTATCTCTTTCCAGGCATTCATCAACACATTCCTGCTAGTAAAGTTATACCCATTTTGTTTGTGATATGTTTAATGTTTAGCAGCATGCTACTCTCTTTATGATCTGCCTGCGATATATTGGCAACTAGCAAAAGACAGAAAATCACCAAGAGACGGCAAATGGAACTGGCGAAGCAAACAACAACTGTTTCGATTTGGCAACAGAGCCAAGCATCGACGAGAGCAACCATGACTGCGTCCACTATATCACATTAGTTAGTTAGATGTAACCAATTATGatgtaaatataaagaaaaaatgaagaaaggtaacctataaacatacaaactactaaacataacataaatttaaattaaaaatcaccAAAACTGATGAAAGACGCtggaaaatacatatatacctaagtAAGCAGATTATATAACTGAAATGATAAGGAAGTGATGTGCATTTAATTATGATTATTAACTCATTGTGgaagatttattattttaataaaaatcaatgatACTCGTACCTTAGTATAAGTTCTCAAAGGTTGATTGGTATTAAGTTGAACGCCAACTTGTGTTAGAAAGCGCTTACTTAGTTACCCAACGCATGTGTGCACTCAAAGTGCGCCTGCGCCATGCCAGTGCATTAATaatattcgaaattaatttaaaagtaagTTTTTACAATTGCTTTGCGGCGGATTTGCAATGTTTTTACATAAGATTTCCACCTACTTTGGGAAACACGAATGCATTCAGGTAAGGCAGCACCACTAAGATATTGACTATTGTACACTTAGTCGTCAGATAAGCCAATACTTATATGCAACTACACACccaagaaaatttataaacacatactcacatacatacatgcatatatatttttctaaaagcaATAATTATTGTTAATAAGTAAGTGAATGTACATAAGTTACTGAGGtttgataatataatttttatattttctcttttttttcatacaattttttttttattttaaacatttcttaAACAAGAGTCCGATAAATATACTTACAacctacaaataaaaaaatcattttattccCCTTTTAGTTTCTTAGTTCTATAAACTTTATACAGCAATATTCCATTTAACCCATGTGAAAAGTACGTCTTTtagatttttgcaaaatatgctAGGCCTTCGTGGAAAAAATATTCGagcgaatttttttcaaaacaaggaACACAGTGAATGGAGCAGAGCTATTCGGGGCCCACCAATTCAACCAATTATGGTATGAGTCGTTGAAATATCATCACGAAAAAGCTCCTATTCTCACCGAATGGatccgatttttttattaattcagcTTAGAATTggtcaaaatatcaaaattagtaGCTCTGtgatagttttgtttttgttcagatAGTCAAAACAGATAACGCATTGTGAACCCCAAAAACCGTGACCATCACTTTACGTGCTGTTCACCGCTACGAATGTTCCTTGGTCTCTGTACCAGTGAAATCATGCAGACACTCCCTCGGATTTAgctataataatttcaaatacagCTGAAAAGTAGTTTCACGCTTGTCTAACAAGAACCAAATGTAAGTGTCTGCATTCTCCCTGCATGGCCGAGatatagttgttgttattataacggttatctaatccccgttagTGTGGTAAGGAACAGATAAGTTGCCATCGAGGTCATACAACAGTAGGCCACGAAACGTGGTTCTTCGATGGAGCCGGACCATAGGGAGAAAAGTGTCTGATGTGTAGACTTAGCCGGGCATGTAAAGAGATGTTTACTGTCATGCAGGAACTCGTTGTTCGCTTTGTTTGATATATCAGGGTCGATTTTGGATAAGTAGCAGTTTCATATGTTACAGtttccagaacgaagttgcgcaagGGTAAAATTTCCACAACATCCAGTTCTACGTTACCGGAGAGTTTGTCATCATTGGGCCAACGCCT contains the following coding sequences:
- the LOC105232926 gene encoding uncharacterized protein LOC105232926 codes for the protein MDIEQLLYCFILLIADFHRISCLFVTDINVPEIVDFRDNVTLSCSYDMSGHTLNSVKWYKDKQEFFRYSPMMHPVYMKFPVAGVQVQDGKYFCNESTCRVDLSLVGAKSTGTYECEVSGDAPHFKLAAKGDNMTVAALPQSDPLIDSFNSMYRMEELLSATCTSDYSSLPTRLTWFINAEQASLGELQPSIDTSIPAHDYVLRRQKLQVRFYLSGPRFYHAGKNLELKCVAEIENFPELKRETSLTAAITHYDNLNNQMLIHAGSGASGAAPGIHQHIPASKVIPILFVICLMFSSMLLSL